The Oceaniferula marina region CATTGCCACTGAAGGATTTTCCCTCGTGAGCCATGCGGTTGACCGCGCTGATGTTGGCAACATACCCGTCTGCGCTGGATGTTGCCAGTTCGAGTTCTTGTTCGCTGATTGGAGCTTTCGACATGACCTGTCGCCACCATATACTTCACAAATCGTCCATCTCCTTACCAGTAATAAACCCATTGGCGACTAACAAGTCGTCCCAGCTGTCATTGTTAATATCAGCTGCTAACGATGCCCAACTCCAGCGGCCAACACGAATGCCAGTGTCATCACCGGCAGCTTTAAATCGTCCGTCTCCTTGGTTGATGCTTAATGTGTTTCCCTTAGCGAGGAGTTGAAATGTATTTTTCATTTCTTGGTCGGTTCCCGACTTGAAAGCCGCTTGCCGAGTGACCCGGCTTCCTGCGGAGGAGAACATATTACTCACGTGAATATCCATGTTTCCATCACCGTTAAAATCCCCTGAGCAAGCACCCATGCTAAATTCACCGGAAATTAAACCGGCCTCTTTAGTGACTTCAGTAAATACCCCTCGGTTATTTTGATACAGGTTATTTTGCCCAAAGTCGTTGGCAACGTAAAGGTCCTGATCTCCATCATTATCCCAATCATCCCAGTGGGCTGCGTAGGTAAAACGGTTGTTGTGTTGGTTTAGCCCTACTTGATCAGTGACATTTTTAAATCCAAGTTCTCCAGTGTTCTTTAAGAGTGTGTTTCTCCCCCCATTGGTTGCATTATACACAGGATGAGGGACAGGGATGTTTCCTTGTACGGATTGCTGTCCCTTTCTAACGGTTTGATCGCCATAATAGCGACATGCGTAGAGGTCGACTAACCCATCTTGATCGTAATCAGCCGCGCAAAGGCTGTAGCAATAGCGGACGTCTTTCAGCAGTTTGATCCGCTTGAAATGCCCCGTGGAATCATTGGCAAGAATGGCCACTCCTGCCGAGGTTGCTAGCGCCATATCCTGATCGCCATCGTTATCAAAATCGACAAATAGGGCGCAGGTGCTGTTGTCCATGAAGTCGATACCTGATTGATGAGCCGCATTGATGAATGAGCCATCAGCTTGCTGAAGCATCAGCATATTGGGCAGTCCTCCTAGTTGGCAAACATAGACATCCTCTCGACCATCTTCATTGACATCGGCAACACTAAGGCCATTGAGAGCAAAAAACTCGGGTTTAAGGGCCGCCTCAATACGTTGTAAC contains the following coding sequences:
- a CDS encoding FG-GAP repeat domain-containing protein, whose product is MRRFLILYFLCSYIPIIAAPLDRQEELSSQAGGALKHLGQWMKGEIPRDQLAQDLASNFHLNIDFGNTELTPHKGGLIVSGTADASLAKKAHHATSLKRFKELIRGKILRTKFKIIEVVVDDEQSNVFRTRQLVALFIKTDNGFREINTEWLAHWKLAGENVQLVKLTGGLDDDTRLTRESLMFEDLTTSVLRLNEDENTMIYQGANHWLQRIEAALKPEFFALNGLSVADVNEDGREDVYVCQLGGLPNMLMLQQADGSFINAAHQSGIDFMDNSTCALFVDFDNDGDQDMALATSAGVAILANDSTGHFKRIKLLKDVRYCYSLCAADYDQDGLVDLYACRYYGDQTVRKGQQSVQGNIPVPHPVYNATNGGRNTLLKNTGELGFKNVTDQVGLNQHNNRFTYAAHWDDWDNDGDQDLYVANDFGQNNLYQNNRGVFTEVTKEAGLISGEFSMGACSGDFNGDGNMDIHVSNMFSSAGSRVTRQAAFKSGTDQEMKNTFQLLAKGNTLSINQGDGRFKAAGDDTGIRVGRWSWASLAADINNDSWDDLLVANGFITGKEMDDL